The proteins below come from a single Conger conger chromosome 10, fConCon1.1, whole genome shotgun sequence genomic window:
- the LOC133139030 gene encoding zinc finger protein 704-like isoform X3 — translation MAATVLSSLSTSPLVLNPASGTQAAVTEPTSRGWKESLSASYSSSTSGNWSWDASDQSVPSTPSPPLSNDVSKSFLLSSQGDDNIEESETTHFLFEDPIPRKRKNSMKVMFKCLWKNCDKVLSTSSGIQRHIRIVHLGRNSDSDYSDGEEDFYYSEIEVNMDTLSEGLSNLTPTSPTTAAPPPVFPSVEPPHSEPDHFPARGAAYHTPLSQSAPSTLCHIRTDHAYQATAPVSIPMSSKFIQSENGMSMSWQSPPIIFKGFPGPVSQIRTVGIGEKRQPTQHATVTKIHSTAAPAPKPSAGTRKPRGEAKKCRKVYGMEKKDMWCTACRWKKACQRFTD, via the exons ATGGCTGCCACTGTCCTATCCTCTCTGTCCACCAGCCCCCTGGTGCTCAACCCCGCCTCGGGAACTCAAG ctGCAGTTACAGAGCCCACCAGCAGGGGCTGGAAGGAAAGCCTTTCTGCCAGCTACAGCAGCTCCACCAGTGGGAACTGGAGCTGGGATGCCAGCGACCAGTCCGTGCCCTCCACGCCATCTCCACCGCTGTCCAATGATGTCAGCAAGAGCTTCCTGCTCTCTTCTCAGGGGGATGACAACATAGAAGAGTCAGAGACcacacacttcctgtttgagGACCCGATCCCCAGGAAGCGTAAG AATTCCATGAAGGTGATGTTCAAGTGTTTATGGAAGAACTGTGACAAAGTCCTCAGCACCTCCTCAGGGATCCAGCGGCACATTCGTATTGTCCACCTGGG GCGTAACAGCGACTCAGACTACAGCGACGGTGAGGAGGACTTCTACTACTCTGAGATCGAGGTGAACATGGACACGCTGTCGGAGGGGCTGTCCAACCTGACGCCCACCTCGCCCACCACGGCCGCCCCCCCGCCCGTCTTCCCCAGCGTGGAGCCGCCGCACTCCGAGCCGGATCACTTTCCCGCCCGGGGGGCCGCCTACCACACCCCCCTCAGCCAATCGGCCCCCTCCACGCTCTGCCACATCCGCACTGATCACGCCTATCAG GCGACTGCTCCTGTGAGCATTCCAATGTCTTCCAAGTTCATTCAGAGTGAGAACGGGATGAGTATGTCCTGGCAGTCACCTCCCATCATATTTAAAGGGTTTCCG GGCCCCGTGTCTCAGATCCGCACTGTTGGTATTGGGGAGAAGCGGCAGCCAACCCAGCATGCTACTGTTACCAAGATCCACTCAACTGCTGCCCCTGCACCCAAGCCCTCCGCCGGGACAAG GAAGCCGCGTGGAGAGGCTAAGAAGTGCCGGAAGGTGTACGGCATGGAGAAGAAGGACATGTGGTGCACAGCCTGCCGGTGGAAGAAGGCCTGCCAGCGCTTcactgactga